From Halostella salina, one genomic window encodes:
- a CDS encoding tyrosine-type recombinase/integrase has protein sequence MAQPHDDGLEPLTPRDAVELYKQDRERELSDATLQSHGYRLQRFVEWCDQEDIDNLNDVTGRDVQRFKIHRKQTVSDVTLKSNLDTLRVFLRFCVSINGCIDGLDETVNSPSLADPGARGTDTVSRQKAEQILQHLDKYQYASLQHVIFRILWETGMRMGAARAIDLQHYHPRDEYIELRHNPDTDTPLKNKRKGERAVAVSTRTCRIIDDHIEHHRHDVQDDHRRDPLLTTEFGRITKNTIRLNVYRVTRPCTFNGGDCPHDRDPDECEAMNNMTASKCPSSTAPHSIRHGAITDYLSSDVPADVVSDRMNVGTDIIEERYDHRDSKSKMRQRRERINWL, from the coding sequence ATGGCACAACCACACGACGACGGGCTTGAACCCCTCACACCGCGCGACGCAGTTGAACTGTACAAACAAGATCGAGAACGCGAACTCTCAGACGCAACGCTCCAAAGCCACGGATACAGGCTACAACGCTTCGTGGAATGGTGCGACCAAGAAGATATTGACAACTTGAACGACGTCACCGGCCGCGATGTTCAACGCTTCAAAATCCACCGGAAACAGACGGTGAGTGACGTAACACTCAAATCGAACCTAGATACGCTCCGTGTCTTCTTGCGGTTCTGCGTCAGCATCAACGGATGCATCGACGGCCTCGATGAAACGGTCAACTCCCCATCCCTCGCAGACCCGGGCGCGAGAGGCACCGACACAGTCTCCCGGCAGAAGGCCGAGCAAATCCTACAGCACCTCGATAAATACCAGTACGCGAGCCTACAACACGTCATCTTCCGTATCCTCTGGGAGACCGGGATGCGGATGGGCGCAGCACGAGCAATCGACCTGCAACACTACCACCCGCGAGACGAATACATCGAACTCCGACACAACCCAGACACCGACACCCCACTAAAGAACAAGCGAAAAGGGGAGCGCGCGGTCGCTGTCAGCACGCGTACCTGCAGGATTATCGATGACCACATCGAGCATCACCGTCACGACGTGCAGGACGACCACCGCAGAGACCCGCTTCTAACGACGGAATTCGGGAGAATCACGAAGAACACGATCCGACTCAACGTGTACCGAGTCACCCGCCCGTGTACGTTTAACGGCGGTGACTGCCCGCACGATCGGGACCCAGACGAGTGCGAGGCGATGAACAATATGACCGCGAGTAAGTGCCCGTCCAGCACTGCTCCGCACTCGATCCGTCACGGGGCGATCACCGATTATCTCTCGTCAGATGTCCCTGCAGACGTCGTCAGCGATCGGATGAACGTCGGTACAGACATCATTGAGGAAAGATACGATCACAGGGATTCGAAATCCAAAATGCGACAACGGAGGGAACGGATCAACTGGCTGTGA